A stretch of the Edaphobacter acidisoli genome encodes the following:
- a CDS encoding KH domain-containing protein codes for MTGPEHIQSLVARIAQSLVDDSQAVIVEAVKHDHGTLLRITVAPGDIGKLIGRQGRTANSLRIILGGMSNKMKHTFLLDIGS; via the coding sequence ATGACAGGTCCCGAGCATATTCAATCCTTGGTCGCCCGCATCGCGCAGAGTTTAGTGGATGATTCTCAAGCGGTAATCGTCGAAGCTGTAAAGCACGATCATGGGACACTCTTGCGTATCACTGTCGCTCCAGGCGATATAGGCAAGCTCATCGGAAGACAAGGCCGCACAGCAAACTCCTTGCGCATCATTCTTGGAGGGATGAGCAACAAGATGAAGCATACATTTTTGCTTGACATTGGCTCATGA
- a CDS encoding beta strand repeat-containing protein, giving the protein MTPCFCFGWFASSFCSVHQALQGAWKRGRNPGWRLRARRLAWLPILAVLCGAPLAHATTFTVTASTDAAATTTYPGDGPGQAGDLRHAILSSASGDTIVFNCGSPCVVTLNGPLPPIMSNLTIDGGLLGNTIIDGNSQYRVFFVDIGTVMLENLVIRNGQAHGGNGGGGLACGGGGAGLGGGLFVNGVTAAATVTVSNVLFEDDSAVGGNGCAASSNMGSGGGGGLGGNGGNGGIISSSTYTDGGGGGVLGAGAAGDAVGLNGSAGGEGGGGGSDSNGNVSSLGGPGGAGYGTNATGGIGASQGGNGGFGGGGGAAITFAGIGGFGGGGGGGEELGGNGGAGGGGGGSTAGGTAGVGGVLAGALKGGNGSIAPGSSGGGAAGGPDIFVNQGTLIIENSNSQGASATGGIGGSGAGNGGADATPVFNYAGTVDGSSTKGPIANALPYPIPSFVVETTLDDALGVAGDCPVGGGGTSCTLRDALAASNANGGKITFDSTVFKTTNTAAQNTITLSSGLIVPASTTIEGLTSGSGATLTDLVTVSGGGSGSNFSIFTVNGGVTGAAIANLIITNGYVATQGGGILNNGSLTVSNCTFNNNYAGGYVTGGGNGGGAIYNTGTLTITGSTFAGNTSAPGGAIALTGGTAVVSNSTFSGNAALSSYAGGAVFINTGATLTVSDSTFSGNSGDGGGAIMDYGTLTMNNSIVANNSGDGLYSSGTLTMSNSVLAANSGGDCVVGSGSCPTNGTNGNIVGVSSVNLAPLGDYGGPTLTMIPLPGSPAICAGLTSGIPAGATDQRGFPRTNTTYTGYSSSTPCVDMGAVQTNYQSIQFNDTTFTALQGSAVSSPAVPVVSVTENGQNLGGVPVMLSVTSGTASNVTGLGPVTTVTGTGATFGSLKATAGGSYTLGATLNLVGSDSITTGSGADLSVTSLLPTVTAVAPDNGPAAGGTAVTITGTNFTGATSINFGSTPAASFTVVSAAQIVAVSPVSTSASTVDIVVTTAQGTSGTGASDQFTYTAVTPTVNTWPTASAIAYGQTLVSSTLSGGSVSYNGGTVAGSFAWTTPTTAPVAGTQTESVTFTPANTTDYYAVTGTVTVTVTQAMPTVTWSAPTSISYGTALSAAQLNATASYNGAAVAGAFNYSPAAGTVLSAGSHTLSVSFIPTDTTDYATPQPVAVALNVTGGELLVVANNASRVYGAGNPVFTGAVTGAANGDTFTESYTTTATQSSGIGSYAIVPSVTGANLSDYTVSATNGTLTITQASSATVLTAGASSAAPGQPVTLTATVKDASANSTGTPSGAVTFFDGTTQLGAATLSGGVAVYSTTALVSGTHTLAAVYSGDANFTGSNASLASGVVITPLDFTLGLSGIGSQTVAPGGTASYSFQIAPLYGSYPAAVSFSVTGLPAGATATFSPQSIAANGGRQTVTMTIQTAAATAKVEGHGRGYLLALLVVPMLGLRRRGRMRLVCVLFMVLGGAAALTTLTGCGAGDGFFTQPQQSYAVTVTAASGQAQHSATATLIVE; this is encoded by the coding sequence ATGACTCCCTGTTTCTGCTTTGGTTGGTTTGCTTCGTCATTCTGTTCGGTTCATCAAGCATTGCAAGGCGCATGGAAGCGCGGGCGCAATCCTGGCTGGCGATTGCGCGCGCGGCGTCTGGCGTGGCTGCCGATTCTGGCTGTGCTGTGTGGCGCACCTCTGGCCCATGCAACTACATTCACGGTGACTGCGAGCACGGATGCCGCGGCTACGACCACCTATCCCGGCGACGGTCCCGGTCAGGCAGGTGATTTGCGCCACGCGATTCTCAGTTCAGCATCTGGCGACACAATTGTGTTCAATTGTGGAAGCCCTTGTGTCGTTACGCTGAATGGCCCCTTGCCCCCAATTATGTCCAATTTAACCATCGATGGCGGCCTGCTGGGCAACACCATCATCGATGGGAACAGCCAGTATCGCGTCTTCTTTGTCGATATCGGTACGGTGATGCTTGAGAACTTAGTCATCCGCAATGGCCAGGCCCATGGTGGCAATGGCGGCGGAGGTCTTGCCTGCGGTGGTGGCGGAGCTGGGCTGGGAGGCGGCTTGTTTGTGAATGGAGTCACAGCAGCGGCTACCGTGACGGTGAGCAATGTGCTCTTCGAAGATGACAGTGCGGTGGGCGGGAACGGATGTGCGGCCTCGTCCAACATGGGCTCTGGCGGCGGAGGTGGTTTGGGCGGGAACGGGGGCAACGGCGGAATCATCTCCTCCTCCACCTATACCGACGGAGGCGGTGGTGGCGTGCTCGGTGCAGGCGCCGCTGGTGACGCCGTCGGCCTCAATGGATCTGCGGGAGGTGAGGGTGGCGGAGGCGGCAGCGACTCCAACGGAAATGTATCTTCTCTCGGCGGCCCGGGTGGAGCTGGATACGGAACGAATGCGACAGGGGGAATCGGCGCCTCGCAGGGAGGCAATGGAGGCTTCGGCGGTGGCGGTGGCGCAGCCATTACATTCGCCGGCATTGGAGGCTTCGGAGGCGGCGGTGGCGGTGGCGAAGAGTTGGGCGGTAACGGCGGGGCCGGCGGTGGTGGCGGAGGTTCCACCGCCGGTGGCACAGCTGGCGTGGGCGGTGTACTCGCAGGAGCGCTCAAGGGAGGGAATGGTTCAATAGCTCCTGGCAGTAGCGGTGGTGGCGCGGCCGGTGGTCCGGATATCTTTGTCAATCAGGGCACTCTCATTATCGAGAACAGCAACAGCCAGGGCGCCAGCGCGACCGGCGGAATAGGTGGAAGCGGCGCGGGCAATGGAGGCGCCGACGCGACGCCAGTTTTCAACTACGCGGGAACGGTTGACGGCTCGAGCACAAAAGGCCCGATTGCCAATGCTCTGCCTTACCCCATTCCTTCCTTCGTGGTGGAGACAACGTTGGACGATGCACTGGGTGTTGCGGGTGACTGTCCGGTGGGCGGCGGAGGAACGAGCTGCACGTTGCGCGATGCACTGGCGGCCTCGAATGCAAACGGAGGGAAGATTACGTTTGACAGCACGGTGTTTAAGACCACGAACACTGCAGCCCAGAACACGATTACGCTTTCGAGCGGGCTGATCGTTCCCGCGAGTACGACCATCGAGGGTTTGACGAGTGGCAGCGGTGCGACGCTGACAGACCTGGTGACGGTCTCGGGTGGTGGCTCAGGGAGCAACTTCTCGATCTTCACGGTGAACGGTGGAGTTACAGGAGCGGCGATCGCGAACCTGATTATCACCAATGGATATGTGGCCACACAGGGCGGCGGCATCCTGAACAATGGCTCGCTCACCGTGAGCAACTGCACCTTCAACAACAACTATGCGGGTGGCTATGTCACCGGCGGCGGAAATGGAGGCGGCGCGATCTATAACACCGGGACGCTGACCATCACGGGCAGCACGTTCGCGGGCAACACGTCCGCGCCAGGGGGCGCCATTGCTCTCACCGGTGGAACAGCGGTCGTATCGAACAGCACGTTCTCCGGCAACGCAGCTCTATCGTCCTACGCGGGTGGCGCAGTCTTTATTAACACTGGCGCTACGCTGACGGTCTCCGATAGCACTTTCTCCGGAAATTCCGGCGACGGAGGAGGGGCCATTATGGATTACGGCACGCTGACGATGAATAACAGCATCGTCGCTAACAACAGCGGCGATGGTCTCTACAGCAGCGGAACGTTGACGATGAGCAATAGCGTGCTCGCTGCCAACTCCGGAGGTGACTGCGTCGTTGGAAGCGGAAGCTGTCCGACGAACGGCACGAACGGCAATATCGTGGGTGTCAGCAGCGTCAATCTCGCTCCTCTTGGCGACTACGGCGGGCCGACGCTGACGATGATTCCGCTGCCCGGCAGTCCGGCGATTTGCGCAGGCCTCACGAGCGGCATTCCTGCGGGTGCCACTGACCAGCGCGGCTTCCCGCGTACGAACACTACCTATACCGGTTATTCTTCGAGCACACCCTGTGTTGACATGGGCGCGGTGCAGACCAACTACCAGTCCATACAGTTCAACGACACAACCTTTACGGCACTGCAAGGCTCGGCGGTCAGCTCGCCTGCGGTTCCGGTGGTGAGTGTTACGGAGAACGGGCAAAACCTAGGCGGCGTGCCAGTAATGCTGAGCGTAACCAGCGGGACCGCGAGCAATGTGACGGGACTTGGGCCGGTGACGACTGTGACCGGGACCGGTGCGACCTTTGGCTCCCTGAAGGCCACTGCGGGAGGCAGCTATACGTTGGGCGCGACGCTCAATCTTGTGGGATCTGATTCGATCACTACAGGTTCTGGGGCTGACCTGAGCGTCACGTCTCTGTTACCGACGGTGACTGCAGTGGCCCCCGATAATGGCCCGGCTGCTGGTGGAACAGCGGTAACGATTACGGGAACGAACTTCACGGGAGCAACGAGCATCAACTTCGGCAGCACACCGGCAGCGAGCTTCACGGTGGTGAGCGCGGCACAGATCGTAGCTGTATCTCCTGTGTCGACGAGCGCGAGTACGGTGGACATAGTGGTGACGACGGCGCAGGGAACGAGCGGAACGGGCGCATCGGACCAGTTCACCTATACGGCGGTGACACCGACGGTGAATACCTGGCCCACGGCGAGCGCGATTGCGTACGGTCAGACGCTGGTTTCGTCGACACTCTCCGGCGGGTCTGTATCGTACAACGGAGGCACGGTGGCGGGCAGCTTCGCGTGGACAACGCCGACAACTGCGCCGGTGGCGGGCACGCAGACGGAGTCTGTCACCTTTACGCCTGCGAACACGACGGATTACTACGCAGTCACCGGAACGGTCACAGTTACGGTGACGCAAGCTATGCCTACGGTGACCTGGTCTGCGCCGACATCGATCAGCTACGGGACGGCGCTGAGTGCGGCGCAGTTGAATGCGACGGCAAGCTACAACGGTGCGGCGGTGGCGGGCGCGTTCAACTACAGTCCTGCCGCAGGCACAGTGTTGTCGGCCGGTTCACACACGCTTTCGGTTAGCTTCATTCCGACGGACACGACGGACTATGCGACGCCGCAGCCGGTGGCTGTCGCTCTTAATGTGACCGGTGGCGAGTTGTTGGTGGTAGCGAATAATGCGAGCCGGGTGTATGGGGCGGGGAATCCTGTCTTTACAGGTGCGGTGACGGGTGCGGCGAATGGCGACACGTTTACGGAGAGCTACACGACCACGGCGACGCAGAGCTCGGGTATTGGCAGCTACGCGATTGTCCCCAGTGTGACGGGTGCGAACTTGAGCGACTACACGGTGAGTGCGACGAACGGCACGTTGACCATTACGCAGGCGTCGTCTGCCACTGTGCTGACGGCGGGCGCCAGCTCGGCTGCGCCAGGACAGCCTGTAACGCTGACAGCTACGGTGAAGGATGCAAGTGCGAATAGTACAGGAACGCCGAGCGGTGCGGTGACGTTCTTTGACGGCACGACGCAGTTGGGCGCGGCGACGCTGAGCGGAGGGGTGGCTGTGTACTCGACCACCGCGCTGGTGTCGGGAACCCATACGCTGGCTGCGGTCTATAGCGGGGATGCGAACTTTACCGGCTCGAATGCGAGCCTCGCGTCTGGGGTGGTGATTACGCCGCTCGACTTCACGTTGGGACTGAGTGGAATAGGCAGCCAGACGGTGGCTCCTGGAGGCACGGCAAGCTACAGCTTCCAGATTGCTCCTCTGTACGGCAGCTATCCGGCGGCGGTGAGCTTCAGCGTGACGGGGCTTCCGGCCGGAGCGACGGCGACGTTCTCGCCGCAGAGCATCGCGGCCAATGGAGGAAGGCAGACGGTGACGATGACAATCCAGACCGCTGCTGCGACGGCGAAGGTGGAGGGCCATGGCAGAGGCTATCTGCTTGCGCTGCTGGTGGTGCCGATGCTGGGCCTGCGACGACGAGGACGGATGCGGCTGGTCTGCGTGCTCTTCATGGTGTTGGGCGGCGCGGCTGCACTTACCACGCTGACGGGCTGCGGTGCAGGGGATGGCTTTTTCACGCAGCCGCAGCAGAGCTATGCCGTGACCGTGACCGCTGCCAGCGGGCAGGCGCAACACTCTGCGACGGCAACGCTGATCGTCGAGTAG
- a CDS encoding efflux RND transporter periplasmic adaptor subunit produces the protein MHGEYLIHRDTPRMPGWSAMSMLLAAGAIATGLALSGCDSRMSGPPASAAAVSKVTQPVQVDTVRVISKRLNMEINLPGELQPYEEVRIFPRVSGYLKWIGVDRGSVVKQGQLVAVLEAPEIVAQKAEAQAKVFSAENQRLASEAKLSADESTYERLKDAAKTPGVISDEELDVAQRTAEGDRARVVALRNTVEAARANLRSALEMESYLRIIAPFDGVVTKRNVHPGALVGPGGGSGTEQSMLRIEQIAHLRLVVAVPEIYVAGVKRGEKVSFTVPAFPGRTFTGVVARPADSVDATTRTMPVEMDVWNRGGELHSGMFPDVRWPVHRPEQTLFVPQTAVARNMEQSYVLCIRGGKIEQVSVKTGGTVGRLTEVFGQLNAGDEVAVHTSEDLRPGTAAVAHFVADDGK, from the coding sequence ATGCACGGAGAATACTTGATTCACCGCGATACACCACGGATGCCTGGATGGTCCGCGATGAGCATGCTGCTGGCGGCTGGAGCCATTGCGACCGGACTGGCTCTTAGCGGGTGCGACTCGCGGATGAGCGGCCCCCCAGCTTCGGCCGCAGCAGTCTCCAAGGTTACGCAACCGGTGCAAGTGGACACGGTGCGTGTCATTTCGAAGCGCCTGAATATGGAGATCAACCTGCCGGGTGAGTTGCAGCCGTATGAGGAGGTACGCATCTTTCCGCGTGTGAGCGGGTACCTGAAATGGATTGGTGTGGACCGTGGGTCGGTTGTAAAACAGGGCCAGCTTGTTGCGGTTCTGGAAGCTCCCGAGATTGTGGCCCAGAAAGCCGAGGCACAGGCCAAGGTGTTCAGCGCCGAGAACCAGCGCCTGGCGAGCGAGGCCAAGCTCTCCGCCGACGAGAGCACATATGAACGGCTCAAGGATGCTGCGAAGACCCCCGGTGTCATCTCCGATGAGGAGCTGGATGTTGCGCAGAGGACAGCCGAGGGCGACCGCGCGCGAGTGGTCGCCTTGCGCAATACGGTGGAAGCCGCCCGCGCCAATCTGCGCTCTGCGCTTGAAATGGAGAGCTACCTGCGTATCATCGCGCCATTTGATGGTGTTGTGACGAAACGGAATGTTCATCCCGGCGCGCTGGTGGGTCCCGGCGGAGGTTCCGGAACAGAGCAGTCGATGTTGCGCATCGAACAGATCGCGCATCTACGTCTGGTAGTGGCCGTCCCGGAGATTTATGTAGCTGGGGTAAAGCGAGGGGAGAAGGTCAGCTTTACTGTGCCTGCTTTCCCGGGCCGTACTTTCACAGGGGTAGTTGCGCGGCCGGCGGACTCGGTGGATGCGACGACGCGCACCATGCCAGTAGAGATGGACGTGTGGAACCGCGGCGGCGAGCTCCATTCAGGAATGTTCCCTGATGTGCGCTGGCCCGTGCATCGGCCTGAGCAGACGCTATTTGTTCCGCAAACAGCCGTGGCCCGCAATATGGAGCAGAGCTATGTACTATGTATCCGCGGTGGCAAGATTGAACAGGTGAGCGTTAAGACCGGTGGGACGGTGGGACGCCTGACCGAGGTCTTCGGCCAGCTTAATGCGGGAGATGAAGTGGCAGTGCATACGAGCGAAGACCTGCGTCCGGGCACTGCGGCGGTTGCTCATTTTGTGGCTGACGATGGGAAATAG